From the genome of Haloferax sp. Atlit-12N:
CGGGCCTCGTCGACGCCGCCCGCGACGCCGGCGCACGCGTCGTCTATACCCGCGACGTGCACCCGCCAGAGCAGTTCGACGGCAACCACTACTACGACGAGTTCGAGCGCTGGGGCGAACACGTCATCGAAGGGACGTGGGATGCCGACCTCCACGGCGACCTCGACGTCCGCGACGAAGACCTCGTCGTCGAGAAGCACACCTACGACGCATTCTACCAGACGCAACTGGAGGGGTGGCTCGACAGCCACGGCGTGGACGATCTGCTCATCTGCGGAACGCTGGCGAACGTCTGCGTCCTCCACACCGCCGGGAGCGCCGGACTACGCGACTACCGGCCGATTCTCGTCACCGACGCGCTCGGCTACATCGAAGCGGAACACAAGGAGTACGCCGTCGACCACGCCGACTGGCTGTTCGGCGAGACGGCGACGCTCGCGGACGTGACGTTCGAGTAGGCCGGCGGTCCCGCCGGGCGCGAGCGGAGCCCTGACTCTGACTCCAACCCCGACTCCGACCCCGACGCGTGGAGCGCCTTCGGCCGCGTCTCACTCCCGAAAGAGCCGGTACGCGCCCTGTCCGGTGGCGACGGCGTCGTTCCAGTCGCTCGACGGCGACTGCCGGGCGGCCACGTCCGAGTCCTCTTCCGGGTCGGTGCTGACGACGGTGATAGTGCTCACGCCGACTGACCCGCCGGCGCGGACGACCTCAGCGACCGCGGTCAGGTCGCCCGACGCCCGCCGCAGGTAGTTCACGTTGAGGTTGATGGTGGCGACGCCGCCGGCGAGCGGGTCGTCGAGCATCGTCCGGAGGGCGATGCCGCCCGCGGTGTCGATGAGCGTCGCCGCGATGCCGCCGTGGATGGTCGGCGGCGACACGGTGTTAGTGAGCTTTTCGTCGTACGGGATGGTCATCACGATGCGGCCGCGCTCGATGGCGTCGACGCGGGTGTTGAGCCACGACAGGTAGCCGTGTTCGTCCTCGATGTGCCGCTGGACGATTGCCGCGGCCTCGGCGGGAAAGTCCTCGGTCATGTCACGAACGAGTGTGTCAAATGGCATGTAACCGACGGTCGGAGGCGGTCTCGTCGGACACCCGTCAGGTCGGTATCACGTGAGATATATACAGTTTCCCGGACTGATACCGGTATGAGCGATTCCCGCGTCGTGCTCGTCGACGAGTGCCCAGACGCCCTCGTCGAGGCTGTCGAGCGACGCGGCTTCACGACCGAGTCGTGTGCGGGGCCGGACGCGGTGTTCGACGCCCTCGACGACGGGGTCGGCGGCGTCGTCCTCTGCGGCGACGTCGACACCGAGTTCGTCTCCCGCATCCGCGACCGAGTCGGCGTCGTCCCGGTCTTCTTTCTCGTCACCCACGGAACCGCGAGCGCCGGCGGGTCGGCCCACGGGAGCGGGGCCATCGTCATCGGTCTGCCAAGGACGAAGAAGGCGACCGCCGCAGTCGCCGCGCGAATCGAGCGCACCATCGAGTTCTCCCGGTGGGCGTCGAGCGGCCGGGACTCGGACTCACTGTACCGGACCGTCGTCGAGCAGAGCCACGACGCCATCTTCATCGCGCAGGACGGCGACTTCCGCTTTTGGAACCGCCGGCTGACCGAACTCACCGGCCGAAGCGACGACGAACTCGCCGAGACCGCGCTTCTCGACGTCATCCACCCCGACGACCGGGAGAAAGTCAGCCGCATCTCCGAGACGCGGCGGCGGGGCGGCGACGCGCCGGTGAGCTACGAGGTCCGCCTCGTCGACGCCGACGGCGGCGTCCGCGAGTGCGCGGCGAACGTCAAGGACATCGAGTATCACGGCTCCTACGGCGTCCTCGTCTCGATGCGCGACGTGACCGAACAGCGCGCCACGGAGGCGCAGTTCCGCGGCCTCGTGGAGTTGGCGCGCGACCTCGTGACCCTCGTCGGGACCGACGGGCGAATCAAGTACCAGAGCCCCTCCGTCACCGACGTGCTCGGGTTCGAGCCCGGCGAACTGGCCGGCAGGCGCGTCGCCGACCTGATTCACCCCGACGACTGGGAGCGCGTCGAGGCCGTCTTCGACCACGCGCTCCAGACGGGGGCCGACGGGACCGAAGCCGTTCGGTACCGCCACCGGAACGCCGAGGGGTCGTGGACGTGGATCGAATCCATCGGAAGCAACCAGGCGGACACCTCGGTCGGCGGGTTCGTCGTCACCTCGCGGAACGTAACCGAGCAGCGGAGCTACGAACAGCGGCTCAAGCGGTACGAGACCATCGTCGAGAGCATCGGACAGGGCGCGTACGTGGTCGATGAGGCGGGTGTGGTCCAGTTCATCAACGAGGCCGCGCTGTCGCGGACGAGCATCCCCATGTCGGCGTTCGTCGGCCGACACACCTCCGCGCTCCGCGACGCCGGCTATCTCGCCGCCGAATACTACGAGCGCGTTGAGGCCGCCCTCGACGCCATTCTCGACGGCGAGAGCACCCGCGAGCGGTTCGAAATCGAGCTGTCGCTCCCCGAGAAGAGCTACGTGGTCGAGTTCACCGTCTCGCCCATCGTCGGCGACGACGGCGAGGTCGTGGGCGCGGTCGGCATCTCGACGGACGTCACGGCCCGAAAGCGGTACGAACAGCGGCTCAATGCGCTCCACGCCTCGACTCGGCGGCTGACTGGGACGACGAGTCGCGAGGAGGTCGCCGAAATCGTCTGCGAGGCCGCCACGGAGGTCCTCGACTACGCGATTAGCGGCGTCCTCCTGTACGACGAGTCGCTGGACGCGCTCGTCCCGACGGCGTTCACGGACGAGGCGTGGGCGGTGTTCGGCGACGTGCCGCCGATTCCGCGGGGGGAGGGTCTGACGTGGGAGGTGTTCGAGCGTGGCGAGCACAACCTCTACCGAGACGTGGACTCGAACCCACGGCGATTCGTCCTCGACGCCGGGGTCAAAGAGGAGCTCATCGTCCCGATTCCCGACCACGGCGTGTTCTTCGTCGCTTCTCTCGACGATGACTCGCTGGCCGACCAGCGCATCGCGCTGGCGAAGGTGCTGGCCGCCAACACCCGCGCGGTCTTGGACCGGGTCGAGCGCGAACAGCAGCTACGTCGGCGCGAGCGCGAACTCGCCAGCCAGAACGAGCAGCTCGAATCGTTCGCGTCGGTCGTCTCCCACGACCTCAAGAACCCGCTGAACGCGGCGATGGGCTACCTCGAACTCGCCCGCGAGCGATACGACGACGACGAACTGGACCGGGTTGCGGCCGCCCACGACCGCATGGCGGACATCGTCGAGGACGTGCTGGCGCTCGCGCGAAACGGCCAGACGGTCGACGAGGCCGAACGGCTGTCGCTCGGGTCCGTCGCCGAGGCGGCGTGGACGACCGCCGCGAGCAACGCGCCGGAAGCGACGCTCGTCGTCGACGGCGACGTCGCGGTCGACGCCCACCGAGGGCGGCTCAGACAGCTCCTCGAGAACCTCTTTTCGAACGCCATCCGCCACGGCGGCGACGACGTGACCGTCGGGGTCGGCCCCCTCGACGACCGCGCCGGGTTCTACGTCGAAGACGACGGTCCGGGGATTCCGCCGGACGACCGCCCCCGCATCTTCGAGGCGGGCTACACCACGAGCTCCGAGGGGACCGGCTTCGGGCTCAGCGTCGTCATGAGCGTCGTGAACGCCCACGGCTGGAGCGTCTGGTTCGTCGAGAGCGACGACGGCGGCGCGCGGTTCGAAATCACGACCGAGAGCAACCGCTGACGGCCTCGGAAGCGACCGCTGACGGGACGGGAGTGTCGCCGCCGGCGGCAACACTAATTGCGGGTCGTCCGAACGGAGCGCCATGGAGACACCAGACGAGACGACCGTCCGCGCGGCCGACTCGTGCCGGGAGTCGCTCCCCGAGCGCGTCGACGGCGGGCGGGTGCTGTTCGGGTTCGACGGCTACATCGACCGCGTTCGGGAGTTCGTCTCCGAGCGGCAGTCGGCCGACGCCTACGAGCGAGTACCGACGCTCGAAGCGTTCGCCGACCGCGTGAACGACTCGGTCGAAGCGGAGAGTTCGCTCACCTTCGAGTGGATTCAAGACGGCGTCCGAACCGGTGGACACGTGAGCCACCTCGCGCGCGCCTTCGACCGAATGGGGTTCGAGCCCGGAGTCGTCGGCTGTCTCGGCGACCCGGTCGAAGAGCCGTTCGTCGAGGAGTTCGGCCACCTCCCGCTGGAGACCCTCGGGTCGCCGGGCTACACCGACGCCGTCGAGTTCGACGACGGGAAGCTGATGCTCACCGAAATCGGCGCGCTGATGACGCTCGACTGGGCCGGAATCGAGTCGCGCGTCGGCCTCGACCGACTGGCCGAACTGGTCGACGGGACCGAACTCGTCGGGATGGGCTACTGGTCGGAGATGCCCGAGCTACCGGACGTGGCGCGCGGCCTCCGCGAGGAGTTGTGGCCGACGCTGTCTGACCCGCCGGAGACGCTGCTTTTGGACCCCGGCGACCTCAGAAAGCGGGAGCCGGAGGTGGTCGCCGCGGGCGTCGAACAGGTGTCCGCGCTGGACGACGCGGTTCGCGTCGTCGCGTCGGCGAACCGCTACGAGACGCGCTATCTCGCGCGGTTGGCGGGCGTCGAGAGCGACGACTTCGGCCGCGAGTCGCAGGCGGCGTTCGACCACCTCGGCGTCAGCCGGTTCGCGGGCCACGGCATCGAGGAGGCCCATCTCATCGATGACGAGGGGGCCGCGGCCGTCGGCGTCCCCCGGACGGACGACCCGGTGTTGACGACGAGTTCCGGCGACCACTTCAACGCCGGCCTCGCGCTCGCGCACGTCCTCGACCTCGGCCGCGCGGAGTCGCTCGTCGTCGGCAACGCCGTCGCGGGCCACTTCGTCCGAAACGGGTCGCCGCCGACGTACGACGAGGTCCGGACGTTCGCCTCGGAGTACCTCGATTACTTCGACGCCGCTTAAATACTGATTGTCCACACAAGGGTCAGATATATTACTAGAATCGGCGTATCGATATGCGTCGGTGGCACCCCCCACGCGGGCGCACCGCCGGAGAGACCACAGGTCGCCTCCATCGCGGTTCACTATCGACACCACCGTGGCAATCCGCGCCCGATTGCCACATCCCCACCACGGTCCCGTTCTGACGCGTCGTCGGCTCTTCACTCGGACCGCGAGTCGCGGCCGATGTCGTCGATATCGTCTATCGCCGAGCCCACGAGGTGCCGGAGTGCTCGCCGAAGTCGCTGCGAGAGCGCCTGTTCGGTGATGCCCAACCGGCTCGCGATGTCGTCGAGGCCGGTCTCTTTCGGCGTCTCGAAATAGCCCCGTTCGAAGGCGAGCCGAAGCGCCGTCAGTTGCTTCTCCGAGAGGGCGGTGTCCGGGGGGTGACGCTCGTCGAGGCGGGCGGGCTCGACGCGGCGCACGTCGATGTCGATGTCGCGGGAGAGACACGCGTCGTGGAACCGGGTGGTCAGCTCGTTCGACGGGAAGTACACCGACAGCGACCAGCCGTATCTCGTGCCGACCATCCGGCGGACGATGCCGTCGCACTCGCGAATCGCCGAGATGATATCACCGTCGCGGGTCGCCCACTCGCAGCGGTAGAGCCGTCCCTCGGGACCGTCGGAAACCGGCTCGAAGTGCTCGATGCTCGCGTGGTCGTCGAGGAAGTCGTCGAGCGTCTCGCGGTCTTTCCCGCGGGCGACGAAGTACGGAACGGGCTTGCCGGACACGGGAATGCCGCCGACGAACGTGAGTTCGAATTTGGGGTCTTCGAGCGTCGCGTCGGAGGACACGCTGGCCAGCGGGTGGCCGAGTTCGACCTCGTACCCGGTGTCGCGGTCGTCGGTCATCGCGGCGCGGGGACGGCGGCGTCGAAGACCGAAACGACGGCACACGTTCGTATGTCGAGTCTCACAAACGGAGAAAAATACGGGTGAACGAAGGATATTTTTTGCGGAGACTCGCCCTTTCATAGTAAAGGAGTTTAAGAACTGACCCTCAATATGGCGGACCCGTTCAGTCGCCACCGACCGACCCATTCGTGTCAGTTATAAATCATCTCTGCGGAATCAGTCGAGTCTAATGGGGTCGGAACTGGGGCGAATCGCGACCGATACCTCGTCGCCGACGGCGAGGTCGTGGCCGGGGCAGACGATTTTGGTCCCGAAATCGACGCGGGACGCGAATAGTGACAATCCGGTTACTTTCTCTCCGTCGGCGAGCACGTCGAAGCCGGCCCACGGAACGTCCCGACTGGCGGTCCGACCGACCCGCTCGCCGAGGAGCGACAACGACTGCCCGTCTCCGACGGGCGAGAGCGTGCCCCCGAACCCGTAGTGGGCGAGGCCGCCGTCGAGAACGACCCCCTCGTCACTCGCGAGGCCGACGAACTCGTCGGGGCCAACCCCCGCGTCGGCGCGGGCCGGCGCGTCGAGGACGACGAACGTCTCCGCCGTCTCGACGACGGTTCCCGTCCCGTCCCAGTCGAGCGGCGAGACGGTCACGTCGGGCGAAACTGGGAGCGACCCCCGGGCGCGGTGCTGATTCGCGTCCGCAGGGCGAAAGCCGAGGTGGACGTGATTTGCGACCCACGGGGCGAAGAACCCGGAGCGGACGAGTCGTCCCAGCGAGTCGCCGACGGCGACTTCATCGCCCGCGTCGACCCCGGGGTCGACGTGGAGGATGCGCGCGACCAGTCCTTCGCGCGGGTCGTCGTCGGCGTCGCCGAGCCAGTCCAGTCCGGTGGTGTCGGCGTCGACATCGACGAGGATGAGGTACTCGTCGTCGTGGGCGTAGGGCTTGTCCGGTGCGCGGACAGTCCGCGTCTCGCGGACGGCCCCCGCGACGGGCGAGCGGGCCACCGGGTCGTCGTCGGCGACGTAGAGGTCGATTGCACAGCCGCTGTCGTGGGCGGGATACGGCGAGTTGTAGAGCGAGAAGCGCTCGAAGCGCGAAAGCATCGACCGCGGCAGTCGCAGCATGGTCGTCGGGACGGGACGGGTGCGCTTAGGTACGTCGGGGTGGTTCTCTCGGGCATGCGCGTCATCCGCGGCCGCGGGCCCGACCGAGACGCAGACCGAGCGGTCACCGCGGCCATGCTCCGCGAGGCGGGCGAGACGGGCGAACCGGCCGTCCGAGCGTGGACGCCGCACCGACAACTCGCGTTCGGCAGGCGCGACACCCACGCCCCGCGGTACGACGAGGCCGTCGCCGCCGCCGAGGAACGCGGGTTCCCGGCCGTCGAACGCTCCGTCGGCGGCCGCGCGGTGGCCTACACGGGAACCACCGTCGCGTTTGCCCACGCGCTCCCGCTCGACGACGCCCGGACCGGACTCGACGCGCGGTACGAGGCCGGAACGACCGCCGTCGTCCGCGCCCTCCGAACACTCGGCGTCCCCGCACGCCGAGGCGAGCCTCCGCAATCGTACTGTCCCGGCGACCACTCGGTCCAAGCGGGCGGGAAGCTCTGTGGCATCGCCCAGCGGGTCCGCAAGGAGAGCGCACTCGTCTCCGGCGTGGTCGTCGTCGCCGACCGCGACGAGATAGCCGACGTGCTCGCGCCCGTCTACGAGGCCATCGAGGTCCCCTTCGACCCGGATTCGGTGGGCAGCGTCGCCGACGCCGGGGGGCCGGCGAGTCCGGACGCGGTCTGCGACACCCTCGAAGCCGTCTTCGTCGGCGACGCGGACACCCGAGTCGAAGACGCGGCGGCCCTCGCGTGAGCGACGCGGGGCGTGTCCAGCGGTGGGAGAATACGATGGGTCGAAGCCACGTTCCGAACCGCCGCCACTACCCGAACCGCCGGACTTAGCACCCGGCGCATCGCACCCCCTCGTATGCGAATCGAGAACGCGACGCTGGCCGACGGCCGCGTGGTCGATGTCCGCGTCGAGGACGGGACCGTCGAGGCGGTCGGCGACCTCGACCCCGTCGCCGACGAGGAGACCGTCGACGCCGAGGAGAACCTGCTTCTACCGGGCGCTATCGACGTGCACGTCCACTTCCGCGAACCGGGCTTCGAACACAAGGAGACGTGGGAGACGGGCGCGCGGAGCGCCGCCGCGGGGGGCGTGACGACCGTCGCCGACCAACCGAACACGGACCCGACGACGACCGACGGCGCGGGCTTCGACACGAAGGCCGAGCGCGCCGCGAAGTCCTGTATCGACTACGGCATCAACGGCGGCGTCACCGCCGACTGGGACCCAGACAGCCTCCTCGACCGACCGCTTTTCGCCCTCGGTGAGGTGTTCCTCGCCGACTCGACCGGCGACATGGGCATCGAGGCCGACCTGTTTTCCGAGGCCGCAGAGCGCGCCGGCGAGGCGGGCGTGCCCGTCACGGTCCACGCCGAGGACGCCGACCTGTTCGACGAGTCCGCCATCGAGGGCGACCTCGGTGGGGTCGGCCACGACGCCGACGCCGACGCGTGGAGCGCCTACCGCACTGCCGAGGCCGAGGCGGCCGCCGTCGAGCGCGCCGTCCGCGTCGGCGGCGAGACCGGCGCACAGATTCACATCGCCCACACGAGCACCCCCGAGGGCGTGGACGCCGCCCGCGACGGCGGCGCGACCTGCGAGGCGACGCCGCACCACCTCTTCTTGTCCCGCGACGACCTCGCCGAGTTGGGCACCTACGGCCGGATGAACCCGCCGCTCCGCTCCGAGGCGCGCCGCGAGGCCATGTTCGAGCGTCTCGCCGACGGCCGCATCGACATGGTCGCCACGGACCACGCGCCGCACACGCGCGAGGAGAAAGAACAGACGCTCCTCGACGCCCCCAGCGGCGTCCCCGGCGTCGAGACGATGGTACCCCTGCTTCTCGGCGCGGTCGTCGAAGGCGACCTCACGGCCGAGCGCGTCCGCGACGTGGTGGCCGCGAACCCTGCCGAGGTGTTCGACCTGCCGCGCAAGGGCCGCATCGAGGCGGGGGCCGACGCCGACCTCGCGCTGTACGACCTCGGCGCCGCCCGCGAGATTCGCGGCGCGGACCTCCACTCGAACTGCGACTGGACCCCGTTCGAGGGCCACACCGGCGTCTTCCCGGAGTGGACGATGCTCCGCGGCGAGTTCGTCTGGGACGGCGACGGCTTCGGCGAAGTCGCCGGCGAGAACGTCCGCGACTGAGCGCGATTGAGCGCGACTGGGGCCCGAACCCTCAGAACCGCGCGGCCACGACCTGCGCGCCCTTCCAGCCGACGCCGACGAGCACCGCGAGCGGTGCCGTCAGGACGACGAGCGAAACTGCCGACCCGGCGAGGCCGCCGAGTCCGCCGAGTGCGGACGATGCGACGACGGTCGCGAGGAAGCCGCCCACGGCGAGGACCGGCGAGACCAGCGCGTAGG
Proteins encoded in this window:
- a CDS encoding helix-turn-helix domain-containing protein; translation: MTDDRDTGYEVELGHPLASVSSDATLEDPKFELTFVGGIPVSGKPVPYFVARGKDRETLDDFLDDHASIEHFEPVSDGPEGRLYRCEWATRDGDIISAIRECDGIVRRMVGTRYGWSLSVYFPSNELTTRFHDACLSRDIDIDVRRVEPARLDERHPPDTALSEKQLTALRLAFERGYFETPKETGLDDIASRLGITEQALSQRLRRALRHLVGSAIDDIDDIGRDSRSE
- a CDS encoding cysteine hydrolase family protein is translated as MALDPNRTAVVVVDMQNGFCHPDGSLFAPGSESAIGPVAGLVDAARDAGARVVYTRDVHPPEQFDGNHYYDEFERWGEHVIEGTWDADLHGDLDVRDEDLVVEKHTYDAFYQTQLEGWLDSHGVDDLLICGTLANVCVLHTAGSAGLRDYRPILVTDALGYIEAEHKEYAVDHADWLFGETATLADVTFE
- a CDS encoding lipoate--protein ligase family protein, coding for MRVIRGRGPDRDADRAVTAAMLREAGETGEPAVRAWTPHRQLAFGRRDTHAPRYDEAVAAAEERGFPAVERSVGGRAVAYTGTTVAFAHALPLDDARTGLDARYEAGTTAVVRALRTLGVPARRGEPPQSYCPGDHSVQAGGKLCGIAQRVRKESALVSGVVVVADRDEIADVLAPVYEAIEVPFDPDSVGSVADAGGPASPDAVCDTLEAVFVGDADTRVEDAAALA
- a CDS encoding PaaI family thioesterase — encoded protein: MTEDFPAEAAAIVQRHIEDEHGYLSWLNTRVDAIERGRIVMTIPYDEKLTNTVSPPTIHGGIAATLIDTAGGIALRTMLDDPLAGGVATINLNVNYLRRASGDLTAVAEVVRAGGSVGVSTITVVSTDPEEDSDVAARQSPSSDWNDAVATGQGAYRLFRE
- a CDS encoding dihydroorotase; protein product: MRIENATLADGRVVDVRVEDGTVEAVGDLDPVADEETVDAEENLLLPGAIDVHVHFREPGFEHKETWETGARSAAAGGVTTVADQPNTDPTTTDGAGFDTKAERAAKSCIDYGINGGVTADWDPDSLLDRPLFALGEVFLADSTGDMGIEADLFSEAAERAGEAGVPVTVHAEDADLFDESAIEGDLGGVGHDADADAWSAYRTAEAEAAAVERAVRVGGETGAQIHIAHTSTPEGVDAARDGGATCEATPHHLFLSRDDLAELGTYGRMNPPLRSEARREAMFERLADGRIDMVATDHAPHTREEKEQTLLDAPSGVPGVETMVPLLLGAVVEGDLTAERVRDVVAANPAEVFDLPRKGRIEAGADADLALYDLGAAREIRGADLHSNCDWTPFEGHTGVFPEWTMLRGEFVWDGDGFGEVAGENVRD
- a CDS encoding PAS domain S-box protein; amino-acid sequence: MSDSRVVLVDECPDALVEAVERRGFTTESCAGPDAVFDALDDGVGGVVLCGDVDTEFVSRIRDRVGVVPVFFLVTHGTASAGGSAHGSGAIVIGLPRTKKATAAVAARIERTIEFSRWASSGRDSDSLYRTVVEQSHDAIFIAQDGDFRFWNRRLTELTGRSDDELAETALLDVIHPDDREKVSRISETRRRGGDAPVSYEVRLVDADGGVRECAANVKDIEYHGSYGVLVSMRDVTEQRATEAQFRGLVELARDLVTLVGTDGRIKYQSPSVTDVLGFEPGELAGRRVADLIHPDDWERVEAVFDHALQTGADGTEAVRYRHRNAEGSWTWIESIGSNQADTSVGGFVVTSRNVTEQRSYEQRLKRYETIVESIGQGAYVVDEAGVVQFINEAALSRTSIPMSAFVGRHTSALRDAGYLAAEYYERVEAALDAILDGESTRERFEIELSLPEKSYVVEFTVSPIVGDDGEVVGAVGISTDVTARKRYEQRLNALHASTRRLTGTTSREEVAEIVCEAATEVLDYAISGVLLYDESLDALVPTAFTDEAWAVFGDVPPIPRGEGLTWEVFERGEHNLYRDVDSNPRRFVLDAGVKEELIVPIPDHGVFFVASLDDDSLADQRIALAKVLAANTRAVLDRVEREQQLRRRERELASQNEQLESFASVVSHDLKNPLNAAMGYLELARERYDDDELDRVAAAHDRMADIVEDVLALARNGQTVDEAERLSLGSVAEAAWTTAASNAPEATLVVDGDVAVDAHRGRLRQLLENLFSNAIRHGGDDVTVGVGPLDDRAGFYVEDDGPGIPPDDRPRIFEAGYTTSSEGTGFGLSVVMSVVNAHGWSVWFVESDDGGARFEITTESNR